A part of Streptococcus porcinus genomic DNA contains:
- the rlmH gene encoding 23S rRNA (pseudouridine(1915)-N(3))-methyltransferase RlmH, which produces MKVKIISVGKLKEKYLKDGITEYQKRLSRFCQFEIIELIDEKTPEKASQAENTKILAKEAERIQKKIGSRDFIIALAIEGKQFPSEVFSQQITNITVQGYSTITFIIGGSLGLDVSLKKRANVLMSFGLLTLPHQLMRLVLIEQIYRAFMIQEGSPYHK; this is translated from the coding sequence ATGAAAGTGAAAATAATAAGTGTGGGGAAACTCAAAGAAAAATATTTAAAAGATGGGATTACAGAATACCAAAAAAGGCTATCCCGTTTTTGTCAATTTGAAATAATTGAACTTATTGATGAAAAGACACCTGAAAAGGCTAGTCAAGCTGAGAATACAAAAATTTTAGCAAAAGAGGCTGAACGTATTCAAAAAAAGATAGGTTCAAGAGATTTTATTATAGCACTTGCTATTGAAGGAAAACAGTTTCCCTCAGAAGTATTTAGTCAGCAAATTACAAATATTACAGTCCAAGGATACTCCACTATTACCTTTATTATTGGCGGTAGTTTAGGCCTTGATGTTTCTTTAAAAAAAAGAGCTAATGTACTAATGAGTTTTGGACTATTAACTCTCCCTCACCAACTAATGCGTTTAGTTTTAATCGAACAAATTTACCGTGCATTTATGATTCAAGAAGGGAGTCCTTATCATAAATAA